In a genomic window of Nodosilinea sp. E11:
- a CDS encoding SDR family oxidoreductase, with amino-acid sequence MKAAILGCGYVGKAVAQLWGSQGHRVTATTTRPERVDDLQAIASAVQVVSGSDPAGIAALMQGQDTLLICVGAGRQANYEETYLNTAKTVTSVLDRAPSLRQIIFTSTYSVYGNYDGAWVREDDPAKPATDNGHTMAETEKTLLQAATADRAVCILRLGGIYGPGRELAKIYSRAAGQTRPGVGHEASNWVHLDDIVGAIAHAQAHALNGLYNLVQDEIPTVRELIDRVCTAHNLDPVHWDPAQPSARPYNVRVSNQKLKAAGYEFRHPTFAGL; translated from the coding sequence ATGAAGGCAGCAATTTTAGGCTGTGGCTACGTTGGCAAAGCGGTGGCCCAGCTGTGGGGCAGTCAGGGACATCGGGTTACGGCGACAACCACCCGTCCTGAGCGGGTGGACGATCTGCAAGCGATCGCGTCAGCCGTACAGGTCGTTAGCGGGTCAGATCCCGCAGGAATTGCGGCGCTGATGCAAGGCCAAGATACCCTGCTGATTTGTGTCGGAGCCGGTCGTCAGGCCAATTACGAAGAGACTTACCTCAACACCGCCAAAACCGTAACCAGCGTTCTCGATCGCGCACCAAGCCTCAGGCAAATCATCTTTACCAGCACCTACTCGGTCTACGGCAACTACGACGGTGCCTGGGTGCGCGAAGATGACCCCGCCAAACCGGCCACCGACAATGGGCACACAATGGCAGAGACCGAAAAAACTCTGCTTCAAGCGGCCACCGCCGATCGCGCCGTTTGCATCTTGCGTCTGGGCGGCATCTACGGCCCAGGACGAGAATTGGCCAAGATTTACAGCCGCGCCGCTGGGCAGACTCGCCCCGGAGTTGGGCACGAGGCCAGCAACTGGGTGCATCTCGACGACATTGTAGGAGCGATCGCCCATGCCCAGGCCCACGCCCTCAACGGCCTCTACAACCTGGTGCAAGACGAAATTCCCACCGTGCGCGAACTGATCGATCGCGTTTGCACCGCCCACAACCTAGACCCCGTACATTGGGATCCAGCCCAGCCCAGCGCTCGGCCCTACAACGTGCGCGTGTCTAACCAAAAGCTCAAGGCCGCAGGCTACGAGTTTCGCCATCCTACTTTCGCAGGCCTATGA
- the rnc gene encoding ribonuclease III, with translation MDLPSFQNLALLRQALTHSSYANEHPAEGPDYERLEFLGDSILEFVVRDLLGARYPHINVGEMSRRCDRLVDEPCLAKLAVEMGIPNHMRLGAGAQHERNNPSVQADMFEAVIGAYRLDAGIEAAHRYVEAVFGPLVDRVLELRVIDPVTELQEYVQAHMGGALPSYVEKDRLGPDHAKLFVLEVRIADTSYGTGQGRSIKDARKNAATEALRRLKR, from the coding sequence ATGGATTTGCCTAGCTTTCAAAATTTGGCCCTGCTGCGGCAGGCGCTCACCCACAGTAGCTACGCCAACGAACACCCCGCCGAAGGCCCCGACTACGAGCGGCTAGAGTTTTTGGGCGACAGCATTCTCGAGTTTGTGGTGCGCGATCTGCTGGGTGCCCGCTATCCTCACATCAACGTTGGGGAAATGTCGCGGCGGTGCGATCGCTTAGTGGATGAGCCTTGCCTGGCAAAGTTAGCGGTAGAGATGGGCATTCCAAACCATATGCGCTTAGGAGCAGGGGCACAGCACGAGCGCAACAACCCCAGCGTTCAGGCCGATATGTTTGAAGCCGTAATTGGGGCGTACCGCTTAGATGCCGGCATTGAAGCCGCCCACCGCTATGTCGAGGCCGTCTTTGGCCCGCTTGTCGATCGCGTTCTAGAGCTTCGAGTCATTGATCCGGTAACTGAGTTGCAAGAGTATGTGCAGGCCCACATGGGCGGTGCCTTGCCCAGTTACGTCGAGAAAGATCGCCTTGGCCCTGACCACGCCAAACTGTTTGTTTTAGAAGTGCGGATCGCCGATACCAGCTACGGCACCGGCCAAGGGCGTAGTATCAAAGACGCGCGTAAAAATGCCGCCACTGAGGCACTGAGGAGGCTGAAACGATGA
- the recF gene encoding DNA replication/repair protein RecF (All proteins in this family for which functions are known are DNA-binding proteins that assist the filamentation of RecA onto DNA for the initiation of recombination or recombinational repair.) has translation MYLTHLSLRHFRNYGEQQIDFAAPKTILVGENAQGKSNLLEAVELLATLKSHRTGRDRDLVRQDQPAAQITASVRRDLGMADLSLVLRQAGRRTAILNGEKLRRQLDFLGALNAVQFSSLDLDLVRGGPGERRTWLDTLLIQLEPVYAHILSQYNQVLKQRNALIKQSYGGDEGEASQSVDATEFALWDAQLAALGTRVIRRRARAIARLAPIAHQWHQAISGQREDLRIHYQPNVPMAEDDPQVIQASFLEKIKLRAIAEQHQRTSLVGPHRDDIEFAINDTPSRQYGSQGQQRTLVLALKLAELHLIDEVVGEPPLLLLDDVLAELDLNRQNQLLEAIQDRFQTIITTTHLGAFGSQWMTSSQILTVKSGRIEG, from the coding sequence TTGTATCTCACCCATCTATCGCTCAGGCACTTTCGTAACTACGGCGAGCAGCAGATCGACTTTGCTGCCCCCAAGACAATTTTGGTGGGCGAAAATGCCCAGGGCAAGTCGAACCTACTAGAGGCCGTAGAGCTGCTGGCGACGCTGAAGTCGCACCGAACAGGGCGCGATCGCGATCTCGTGCGGCAAGACCAGCCCGCTGCCCAAATCACCGCCTCCGTCCGTCGGGATCTAGGTATGGCCGATCTGTCGCTGGTGCTGCGGCAGGCGGGGCGGCGTACGGCCATTCTCAACGGCGAAAAGCTGCGGCGACAGCTCGACTTTCTCGGTGCCCTCAATGCGGTGCAGTTTTCTAGTCTCGACCTCGACCTGGTGCGGGGCGGGCCGGGAGAACGGCGCACCTGGCTCGACACGCTGCTGATTCAGCTAGAGCCGGTCTATGCCCATATTCTCAGCCAGTACAACCAGGTGCTAAAGCAGCGCAACGCCCTGATCAAGCAGTCCTACGGCGGTGATGAGGGGGAAGCCAGCCAATCTGTAGACGCCACTGAGTTTGCCCTATGGGATGCCCAACTGGCGGCTCTGGGGACGCGAGTGATTCGGCGGCGGGCCAGGGCGATCGCGCGGTTGGCCCCGATCGCCCACCAGTGGCACCAGGCCATCAGTGGTCAGCGCGAAGACTTGCGGATTCACTACCAGCCCAACGTGCCCATGGCAGAGGATGACCCCCAGGTGATTCAAGCCAGCTTTTTAGAGAAGATCAAACTGCGCGCGATCGCCGAGCAGCATCAGCGCACTTCGCTAGTTGGCCCCCACCGCGACGACATCGAGTTTGCCATCAACGATACCCCCAGCCGTCAGTACGGCTCTCAGGGACAGCAGCGCACCCTGGTGCTGGCCCTCAAGCTGGCCGAGCTGCACCTGATCGATGAGGTGGTGGGTGAACCGCCCCTGCTGCTGCTCGACGATGTGCTGGCCGAGCTAGACTTGAACCGCCAAAACCAGCTACTAGAAGCCATTCAAGACCGTTTTCAAACCATCATTACCACCACTCACCTGGGCGCGTTTGGCAGTCAGTGGATGACCTCATCACAAATTTTGACCGTCAAATCTGGGCGTATTGAGGGCTAA
- a CDS encoding (2Fe-2S) ferredoxin domain-containing protein: MSSSLPSRPSRWLVQVCRHRSCDRGGSAAVLATFREHQGPTILIAESDCMGQCSAGPTVKIMPGNTWYCRVTAEDVPRIVEQHLGQGEWVRDRLHPRFHPPDPSD, translated from the coding sequence ATGTCTTCCTCTTTACCTAGTCGCCCCAGTCGCTGGCTGGTGCAGGTCTGTCGACATCGGTCGTGCGATCGCGGCGGTTCGGCAGCGGTGCTAGCAACCTTCAGAGAACACCAAGGCCCTACCATTTTAATCGCCGAGAGCGACTGCATGGGCCAATGCAGCGCTGGGCCTACGGTTAAGATCATGCCCGGCAATACCTGGTACTGCCGAGTCACCGCTGAGGATGTACCGCGAATTGTGGAGCAACATTTGGGGCAGGGAGAATGGGTGCGCGATCGCCTCCATCCTCGGTTTCACCCGCCTGATCCATCGGACTGA
- the purQ gene encoding phosphoribosylformylglycinamidine synthase subunit PurQ, producing MKFAVIVFPGANCDRDVAYVTRDVLGQPTRMVWHEDSDLGDVDVVVVPGGFSYGDYLRCGAIARFSPAMQATVEHANAGKPVLGICNGFQILTEVGLLPGALVRNRDMRFICDRVPLKVERTDLLWTSGYDPGQVITLPIAHGEGCYYADAATLAELEANQQIVFRYSSADGVCNDSTNPNGSLSNIAGICNRAGNVLGLMPHPERAADAVLGSVDGLPLFQSLVQALVAA from the coding sequence ATGAAATTTGCCGTTATCGTCTTCCCCGGAGCCAACTGCGATCGCGATGTGGCTTACGTCACCCGTGATGTTTTGGGACAGCCCACCCGTATGGTTTGGCACGAAGATAGCGACCTGGGTGATGTCGATGTGGTGGTGGTGCCCGGTGGCTTTAGCTACGGTGACTACTTGCGCTGTGGGGCGATCGCCCGGTTTTCTCCAGCCATGCAGGCTACCGTCGAGCATGCCAACGCTGGCAAGCCGGTACTGGGTATTTGCAACGGGTTCCAAATTTTAACCGAGGTCGGGCTGCTGCCGGGGGCGCTGGTACGCAATCGAGACATGCGGTTTATCTGCGATCGCGTCCCCCTCAAGGTCGAGCGCACCGACCTGCTATGGACCTCAGGCTACGATCCGGGCCAGGTGATTACCCTGCCCATTGCCCACGGCGAAGGGTGCTATTATGCCGACGCCGCCACCTTAGCTGAGCTAGAGGCCAACCAACAAATCGTTTTTCGCTACAGCAGCGCCGATGGTGTGTGCAACGACAGTACGAACCCCAATGGTTCTCTCAGCAACATTGCGGGTATCTGCAACCGGGCGGGTAACGTGTTGGGCCTGATGCCCCACCCCGAGCGGGCCGCTGATGCGGTGCTGGGCAGCGTTGACGGGCTGCCGCTGTTTCAAAGCCTGGTGCAAGCTCTGGTCGCAGCCTAG
- the purS gene encoding phosphoribosylformylglycinamidine synthase subunit PurS: protein MPHYSARIYVTLRPSVLDPAGTAVQAGLAHMGYNNVGPIRIGKYIELTLEADDEAAASQQLDRMCDQLLANPVIENYRFELQALATA, encoded by the coding sequence GTGCCCCATTACAGCGCTCGCATCTACGTCACTCTACGCCCTTCGGTGCTCGACCCAGCTGGAACGGCGGTGCAAGCTGGCTTGGCCCACATGGGCTATAACAACGTCGGCCCAATTCGGATTGGCAAATACATTGAGCTCACGCTGGAAGCTGACGATGAAGCTGCCGCTAGCCAACAACTCGATCGCATGTGCGATCAGCTTTTGGCAAACCCCGTGATTGAGAACTACCGTTTTGAGCTACAAGCCCTAGCCACCGCTTAA
- a CDS encoding Fur family transcriptional regulator, producing MVRRTRSQEKVLTVLKRLSKPISAQDLYVEMRQDGNTMGLATVYRSLDALKLEGAVQMRTLPSGEALYSLPQEDRHHLTCLQCGITIAIDECPVHSLEKDLHQAHQFKIFYHTLEFFGLCPRCQTEMPLDPVQA from the coding sequence ATGGTACGACGCACCCGCAGCCAAGAGAAAGTTTTGACGGTCTTAAAGCGGTTGAGCAAGCCGATTTCGGCTCAAGATCTCTACGTGGAAATGCGGCAAGACGGCAACACCATGGGGCTAGCCACAGTTTACCGCTCGTTAGATGCCCTCAAACTAGAGGGGGCGGTGCAGATGCGGACTCTGCCATCGGGCGAAGCACTCTACAGTCTGCCCCAAGAAGACCGTCATCATCTCACCTGTCTCCAGTGCGGCATCACCATCGCCATTGATGAGTGCCCTGTGCATAGCCTAGAGAAAGATCTCCACCAAGCCCACCAGTTCAAAATTTTCTACCACACCCTTGAGTTCTTTGGCCTTTGCCCTCGGTGCCAAACTGAGATGCCATTGGATCCGGTGCAAGCCTAA
- a CDS encoding L,D-transpeptidase: MLNRLFGLSGLALALSLIVPAAQQARSRSLPEAMFSFPETNLVSDFAALTPESVLLSPIPEPAQAWVNPSVADTALAMAPPPQTEEVRLEIHLGQREVWVYQGTTITKRYPIGIGRAGWETPTGTFQVRQMRENPTWISPFTNERIPSGDARNPLGTRWIGFWTDGNNWIGFHGTRNPSTVGRNASHGCIHMHSTDLEDLYRQVKLGTSVTVVQ, encoded by the coding sequence ATGCTAAACCGCTTATTTGGTCTGTCGGGGCTTGCCCTAGCCCTGAGCTTGATTGTGCCTGCTGCTCAACAGGCCCGTTCTAGATCCTTGCCTGAGGCAATGTTCTCTTTCCCTGAAACCAATTTGGTAAGCGACTTTGCTGCCCTAACGCCTGAATCTGTGCTCCTGTCACCCATTCCTGAGCCTGCTCAAGCATGGGTCAACCCAAGCGTTGCTGATACAGCTTTGGCTATGGCCCCTCCGCCCCAAACTGAGGAGGTGCGTTTAGAGATCCACCTGGGACAGCGAGAAGTCTGGGTCTACCAAGGCACAACTATCACGAAGCGTTATCCCATTGGTATTGGGCGGGCGGGTTGGGAAACCCCTACGGGCACCTTTCAAGTACGCCAAATGCGCGAAAACCCCACCTGGATCAGTCCCTTTACCAATGAGCGTATCCCTAGCGGCGATGCCCGCAATCCTTTAGGTACAAGGTGGATTGGCTTCTGGACAGACGGCAACAATTGGATTGGATTTCACGGCACTCGCAATCCATCGACAGTGGGGAGAAACGCATCCCACGGCTGCATCCACATGCACAGCACCGATTTGGAGGATCTGTATCGCCAGGTCAAGCTGGGTACCTCAGTCACTGTAGTGCAATAG
- a CDS encoding NAD(P)(+) transhydrogenase (Re/Si-specific) subunit beta translates to MENNLVTTAYIAASALFILSLAGLSQPESAKRGNLLGMVGMAVAFAATAAISQGYPIQLGSIGLGVIVGALAASRVAMTDMPEMVALLNSFVGLAAVLVGFAEYLQPSAALVGADVIIHRVEIFVGVFIGIVTFTGSMVAVAKLRGWVPSRAVLLPARHVFTLGMLGAIAALGFPFLTATGNLPLIALGAMTAIAAIFGIVIVMAIGGADMAVVISLLNSYSGLASAAAGFMLNNDLLIITGALVGSSGAILSYIMCKGMNRSFINVVLGGFGETTSSGKAAALQGTATSTTTGEVVDLLANAQSVVIVPGYGMAVAQAQHPVAEITRLLRAQGKQVRFGIHPVAGRMPGHMNVLLAEANVPYDIVLEMDEINDDLTATDVVLVVGANDTVNPSAKYDPNSPIAGMPVMEVWEASTVVVLKRGMSSGYAGVENPLFFNDNTLMLFGDAKTNVNGILAQLSSSAAPEAIPALSAA, encoded by the coding sequence ATGGAAAACAACCTCGTAACCACCGCTTATATCGCCGCCAGTGCCCTCTTCATTCTCAGTCTGGCGGGGCTGTCGCAGCCCGAGAGCGCCAAGCGGGGCAACCTGCTGGGTATGGTCGGCATGGCGGTCGCCTTTGCCGCTACTGCCGCCATTAGCCAGGGCTATCCCATTCAACTCGGCTCCATTGGCCTGGGGGTGATAGTGGGGGCGCTGGCCGCCTCCCGCGTAGCCATGACCGACATGCCAGAGATGGTGGCGCTGCTCAATAGTTTTGTGGGCCTAGCCGCTGTACTCGTGGGCTTTGCCGAATATCTCCAGCCCAGTGCGGCGTTGGTCGGCGCAGATGTGATCATCCACCGAGTCGAAATCTTTGTCGGTGTGTTCATTGGCATCGTCACCTTTACCGGGTCGATGGTGGCAGTGGCTAAACTGCGGGGCTGGGTGCCCAGTCGAGCGGTGCTGCTGCCCGCCCGCCACGTTTTCACCCTGGGCATGCTGGGGGCGATCGCTGCGCTTGGATTCCCCTTTCTCACCGCCACTGGCAATCTACCGCTGATCGCGCTGGGGGCCATGACTGCGATCGCAGCCATCTTCGGCATTGTGATCGTGATGGCGATTGGCGGAGCCGATATGGCGGTGGTGATCTCGCTGCTCAACAGCTACTCGGGCCTGGCCTCAGCGGCGGCAGGCTTTATGCTCAACAACGACCTGCTGATTATTACCGGGGCGCTGGTGGGCAGCAGCGGTGCCATTCTCAGCTACATCATGTGCAAAGGCATGAACCGCTCCTTCATTAACGTAGTGCTCGGCGGCTTTGGAGAAACTACTAGCTCTGGTAAAGCCGCCGCCCTTCAGGGCACCGCCACCAGCACTACCACCGGGGAAGTGGTTGATCTACTGGCCAACGCCCAGAGCGTTGTCATCGTCCCCGGCTATGGCATGGCTGTTGCCCAGGCCCAGCACCCCGTAGCCGAAATCACCCGCCTGCTGCGAGCCCAGGGTAAACAGGTGCGGTTTGGCATTCACCCTGTAGCAGGTCGCATGCCGGGCCACATGAACGTACTGCTGGCCGAGGCCAATGTACCCTACGACATCGTGCTAGAAATGGACGAAATTAACGACGATTTGACCGCAACTGATGTAGTGCTGGTCGTCGGCGCTAACGACACGGTTAACCCCAGTGCCAAATATGATCCCAACAGTCCTATCGCTGGCATGCCCGTGATGGAAGTTTGGGAGGCAAGCACCGTGGTGGTGCTCAAACGCGGTATGTCCTCCGGCTATGCTGGCGTCGAGAATCCGCTCTTCTTCAACGACAACACACTGATGCTGTTTGGCGATGCCAAAACCAACGTCAACGGCATCCTCGCTCAGCTCTCTAGCTCTGCCGCCCCAGAGGCGATCCCAGCCCTCTCAGCCGCCTAA
- the pntA gene encoding Re/Si-specific NAD(P)(+) transhydrogenase subunit alpha translates to MTIAAPQETPVANPAEAVSSGLTVGIPKEIFAGEQRVAATPDTAKKLQKLGFDVLVETQAGVGASFTDSAYEAAGCTIVADAPSLWAAADVVLKVRSPQHHPTLDRHEATLLKPEQTLISFIWPAQNPDLLSQLADQGGTVLAMDAVPRISRAQKLDALSSMANIGGYRAVIEAASNFGRCFTGQITAAGKMPPAKVMVIGVGVAGLAAIGAAKSLGAIVKAFDTRLVVKEQVQSLGAEFLELHFEEDGSGEGGYAKVMSQAFIAAEMALFAQQAKEIDIIITTALIPGKPAPLLITREMVESMKPGSVVVDLAAEQGGNCEVTQPGEVINYNGVTIIGLTDLPSRMAAQASQLYGNNLVHLLSDLGGAENFSIDMADQVIRATTVIHNGQVTWPPPKVEAPAAAPSTPSTAPVAAAPIAKPWYSQLLWPVVLGLVCVAIGLWAPASFMTHLTVFVLASFLGWKVIWDVSPSLHTPLMSVTNAISGIIIIGGMLQISGDITSPMTILGAIALFLGTVNIAGGFMVSQRMLNMFHK, encoded by the coding sequence ATGACCATTGCAGCACCCCAAGAAACCCCTGTAGCTAACCCGGCAGAGGCTGTCTCCTCAGGGTTGACGGTTGGCATTCCTAAAGAAATTTTTGCCGGTGAGCAGCGGGTCGCCGCCACCCCCGATACAGCCAAAAAGCTACAAAAGCTTGGCTTTGATGTCTTGGTCGAAACCCAGGCCGGGGTAGGGGCTAGCTTTACCGATAGTGCCTACGAAGCCGCAGGCTGCACAATTGTGGCCGATGCCCCCAGTCTGTGGGCCGCCGCTGATGTGGTGCTCAAGGTGCGATCGCCCCAGCACCACCCCACCCTCGATCGCCACGAAGCCACCCTGCTCAAGCCCGAGCAAACCCTGATCAGCTTCATTTGGCCTGCCCAAAACCCCGACCTGCTGAGCCAACTGGCCGACCAGGGCGGCACGGTGCTAGCCATGGATGCTGTGCCCCGCATCTCCCGCGCCCAAAAGCTCGATGCCCTTAGCTCGATGGCCAACATTGGCGGCTACCGAGCGGTGATTGAGGCCGCCAGTAACTTTGGCCGCTGCTTTACTGGCCAAATCACTGCTGCGGGCAAAATGCCCCCGGCTAAAGTGATGGTGATTGGCGTGGGCGTAGCGGGTCTGGCGGCGATCGGGGCAGCTAAGAGTCTCGGGGCGATCGTCAAAGCCTTCGACACCCGCCTGGTGGTCAAAGAGCAAGTGCAGAGCCTGGGCGCAGAATTTCTCGAACTTCACTTTGAAGAAGACGGCAGTGGCGAGGGCGGCTATGCCAAGGTGATGAGCCAAGCCTTCATCGCCGCCGAAATGGCGCTGTTTGCCCAGCAAGCCAAAGAGATCGACATCATCATCACCACGGCGCTGATCCCCGGCAAACCGGCCCCGCTGCTGATTACCCGCGAAATGGTTGAGAGCATGAAACCCGGCTCGGTGGTGGTCGATCTGGCCGCCGAACAGGGTGGCAACTGCGAAGTCACCCAGCCCGGTGAGGTGATTAACTACAACGGTGTCACGATTATCGGCCTCACCGACCTGCCCAGCCGCATGGCCGCCCAAGCCAGCCAGCTTTACGGCAACAACCTGGTACACCTGCTCAGCGACCTGGGCGGAGCCGAAAACTTCTCCATTGATATGGCAGACCAGGTGATTCGCGCCACCACCGTGATTCACAACGGCCAGGTCACCTGGCCACCGCCGAAGGTAGAGGCTCCGGCGGCGGCTCCCAGTACCCCGTCGACCGCTCCGGTGGCCGCTGCCCCGATCGCCAAGCCTTGGTACAGCCAGCTCCTCTGGCCTGTGGTATTGGGCCTCGTCTGCGTTGCCATCGGTCTCTGGGCACCGGCTTCCTTTATGACCCACCTGACGGTGTTTGTGCTGGCCAGCTTTTTGGGCTGGAAGGTGATCTGGGATGTATCGCCCAGCCTGCACACTCCCCTGATGAGCGTTACCAATGCCATCAGCGGCATCATTATCATCGGCGGCATGCTCCAGATCTCCGGCGATATTACGTCACCCATGACCATCTTGGGCGCGATCGCCCTCTTCCTCGGCACCGTCAACATTGCCGGCGGCTTTATGGTCTCGCAGCGCATGCTGAACATGTTTCATAAATAA
- a CDS encoding HAD family hydrolase — translation MGEIHPLPTPGFSPAPGLKLLATDMDGTLTRQGKFTAALLQGLEQLQAAGLPVVIVTGRSAGWVNGLAHYLPVAGAMAENGGFYFPLTAPPEPLVAIPDLVDHRQQLQTAFAHLQWRWPQLQESDDNRFRLTDWTFDLDGLSQADLDEMAHVCQTLGWGFTYSTVQCHLFKLGQSKAAGLQRVLQHHFAPISTAEVITLGDSPNDESLFDPAIFPNAVGVANVKDYWQHLEHRPAHLTHAPEVDGFLEVVKALTSAG, via the coding sequence ATGGGCGAAATTCATCCATTACCCACCCCTGGGTTTTCCCCAGCACCTGGCCTCAAGCTGCTAGCTACCGATATGGACGGCACCCTCACCCGCCAGGGCAAGTTTACCGCCGCCCTGCTGCAAGGGCTAGAGCAACTCCAGGCTGCGGGTCTGCCGGTAGTGATTGTCACGGGGCGATCGGCGGGGTGGGTAAATGGTTTGGCTCACTACCTCCCTGTCGCCGGGGCCATGGCCGAGAATGGCGGGTTTTATTTTCCGCTCACCGCTCCCCCCGAGCCATTAGTAGCGATCCCCGATCTAGTCGATCACCGCCAGCAGCTACAGACAGCCTTTGCGCATTTGCAATGGCGATGGCCCCAACTGCAAGAGTCTGACGACAACCGCTTTCGCCTCACCGACTGGACCTTTGACCTTGACGGCCTGTCTCAGGCAGACCTAGACGAAATGGCGCACGTTTGTCAGACCTTGGGCTGGGGGTTTACCTACAGCACCGTCCAGTGCCACCTGTTTAAACTGGGTCAGTCTAAGGCCGCCGGGTTGCAGCGGGTGTTGCAGCACCATTTTGCGCCGATCTCTACCGCCGAGGTCATCACCCTAGGCGATAGCCCCAACGACGAGAGCCTGTTTGACCCAGCCATCTTTCCGAATGCGGTGGGTGTGGCAAACGTCAAAGACTACTGGCAGCACCTAGAGCACCGCCCGGCCCACCTCACCCACGCTCCTGAAGTAGACGGATTCTTAGAAGTGGTCAAAGCTTTGACATCGGCTGGTTAA
- a CDS encoding D-Ala-D-Ala carboxypeptidase family metallohydrolase: MSTLAPDQRNYYYLLEGGRAGVHKPILAALYAVHNQPQLSDGETGLGLAPANQLAMTAIDTFSTQVQYGANTIRSLTQGLIAQGWSGADIWDASVGRYSDRFLQAVARGFTPAASDLDAAQLEPSDPGALLQAYLEDISADYSGAQLPQSLAKLDPALLAFAERVPPNYGRLDFQRLALLEAVRLWRQLNTTAAAIDALGVPVVDQVPDEAALDNALVAFMQSAGRYYSGYPNQREALIRLVQLWRELDTREEAIEWLLTHDPFATETNLDIVDPALIAFVQKIPAAYGGQGDLRFALTEGYRRWFGLDSRTTAIQQLGVDPDDLMQNAENQAALLTSARTLDRALLDFAASIPATYTPTEQQREALIRLVQLWRRQEGRIPTIQLLFDDLRRLERASPSSPEAMPVPVPAPSPARPSRWTPNNIQLDASIVPNGNFTWSEATRGGARMPPNQATVDAIVRIAALAQQARDRIGRPFLITSWYRPAEINRRVGGASQSRHIVGDAIDFYCVGLTGNQVYWALDPWWPGGLGRYRQFPALVHLDARGFKARWMH; the protein is encoded by the coding sequence ATGAGCACCCTAGCACCCGATCAACGCAACTACTACTATCTCCTAGAAGGGGGCCGGGCGGGCGTGCACAAGCCGATTTTGGCCGCTCTCTATGCCGTCCACAATCAGCCGCAGCTCAGCGATGGAGAAACAGGGCTGGGTCTGGCTCCAGCCAATCAGCTGGCTATGACTGCGATCGATACCTTCTCGACCCAGGTACAGTACGGGGCCAACACCATTCGTAGCCTGACCCAGGGGCTGATTGCGCAGGGCTGGAGTGGGGCCGACATTTGGGATGCTAGCGTGGGACGGTACAGCGATCGCTTTTTGCAGGCGGTGGCTAGAGGCTTTACCCCTGCCGCTAGCGATCTCGACGCCGCCCAACTCGAACCCAGCGACCCTGGGGCGCTGCTGCAAGCCTATCTAGAAGACATCAGTGCCGACTACAGCGGGGCACAGCTGCCCCAGAGCTTAGCCAAGCTCGATCCGGCCCTGTTGGCCTTTGCCGAACGGGTGCCCCCCAACTACGGGCGGCTCGACTTTCAGCGCCTGGCGCTTTTAGAAGCGGTGCGCCTGTGGCGACAGCTCAACACGACGGCGGCGGCCATCGATGCGTTGGGGGTGCCGGTGGTAGACCAGGTGCCCGACGAGGCCGCCCTCGACAATGCCCTGGTGGCCTTTATGCAGTCTGCCGGGCGCTATTACTCGGGCTACCCCAACCAGCGGGAGGCGTTGATTCGGCTGGTGCAACTGTGGCGCGAGCTGGATACCCGTGAGGAGGCGATCGAATGGCTGCTGACCCACGACCCCTTCGCTACCGAAACCAACTTAGACATCGTCGATCCGGCGCTGATCGCTTTTGTGCAAAAAATTCCTGCCGCCTATGGGGGCCAGGGCGATCTCCGCTTTGCTCTGACCGAGGGCTATCGCCGCTGGTTTGGCCTCGACTCGCGCACTACGGCGATTCAGCAACTGGGGGTCGACCCTGACGATCTGATGCAGAATGCTGAGAATCAGGCGGCCTTGCTGACCTCGGCCCGCACCTTAGACCGCGCCCTGCTCGACTTTGCCGCCAGCATTCCTGCCACCTACACGCCGACAGAACAGCAGCGGGAAGCGTTGATTCGGCTGGTGCAACTCTGGCGGCGACAGGAGGGGCGAATTCCGACGATTCAACTGTTGTTTGACGATCTGCGACGACTAGAGCGGGCTTCACCCTCCTCGCCAGAGGCCATGCCTGTGCCAGTGCCCGCACCATCCCCGGCGCGCCCGTCCCGGTGGACCCCTAACAATATTCAGCTCGACGCCAGCATTGTGCCCAACGGCAATTTCACCTGGTCGGAGGCGACGCGGGGCGGTGCCCGGATGCCTCCCAATCAGGCGACGGTCGATGCCATAGTACGGATTGCGGCGTTGGCCCAGCAGGCCCGCGATCGCATTGGCCGTCCCTTTTTAATCACCAGCTGGTACCGTCCGGCTGAAATCAATCGTCGGGTGGGGGGTGCCTCCCAGAGCCGCCACATCGTCGGTGACGCCATTGACTTTTACTGCGTGGGGCTGACCGGCAACCAGGTCTACTGGGCCCTCGACCCCTGGTGGCCGGGGGGGCTGGGCCGCTATCGGCAGTTTCCCGCCCTGGTGCATTTGGACGCGCGCGGGTTTAAGGCGCGGTGGATGCATTAG